The Magnetococcales bacterium DNA segment CTGGATCCCCTCCGTATCGGCATGCCCCCGGCCATCGTAGGCCAGGGAGAGCAACGTCATCCATGCGGCGTCCATCTTCCCTTCCCGGCCCTGGGTCACAGCCTGGACAAACCGGAACGCTCGCTGTACGGAGTCGCGTCCGGCAAAGGAGGCCAGCAGCGCCTGCATCTGTTGCACGCCCACGCGATCCCCCCGCAACAAATAGCCTGGCAGCGACCGCAACAGCCGACCATGGACCCCCGGCAACCAGTTGCCCCACCCCGGGGAAGCCACAAGACGCCCGGTGAGAACCACCAGACTCTCCTGCCCCACACCTTCAGACAACAACAAAACCCGCAGGGCGTCCGCCTCACGGCCAGGTGTCCGATCCAAAACAGCCAGCGCCTCCCCATACATCCCCAGGCGATGCAGTGCGTCGGCATAAAGCACGCGCATGGAATCTGTCAAAGGCAAGGCGGGATCCGACAATCCCGGATCCAAAAGACCACCCGTTGCCAACAAACCCTGTGGATGTCTGACCTCCTGATCCAACAGTGTCTCCAGGGCGGACTCCCGTTCCAGCATCTCCTCTTCGGGGGTGAAATAGCGTCGCAAAAGTCGAAACTGCTGCCAAGCCTCCCGCAACCCTGGAGGGCAGACGCGGGGCGCCGTCTTGCCGGTTTCTCCCTCGCCAATCTGGCGTATCCCCTTTTCAGGTAGCGCCGTCAGCCAATGCCGCATCGTTTGGGCGTGCAACACCCGGGCGCGCAACCCATCCCCCTCCTCCAGAAGATGGCGTATCTCCAAGAGCGCCTCGCCCGGCGCCCCCCGGCCAAAGTGCAGTTCAGCCAACAGTCGGCGCAGTTCTACCCGTTCCATCCGCTCCACCCAGGATGCGGCTTCCGACAACTTCGGCACCACGGTTAATGCCTTGGGAAGCTCCTGTACCCCCTTGCGTGCCGCCAGGACAGCCAGGGCAGCGTCAAGAAGAAAATCCGGTCGCGGGCGATCCTTGTCCTCGGCATAGAGGTTCAGCAACAACTCCGCCTCGGCGTCCCTCTCCTGGTACAAGGCACACAACCCCACGTTGCGTTGCACCCGAAAACGTTCCGCACCCTCAGGATGCGCCACCAGATAACTGCTGTAACGGTCGCACGCCTCGGGGTAACGCCCCTCGCCCAGCAGGATATCCGCCAACATCAACTGCCGTTGGGAATCCTGTGCACTCTCCTCCTCATACCTGCCGGTCAACAGGAGGCGCGCCGCAGCATAATCACCCAGGCGCAACAACGCCGCACGCTTGACCCGGACCCATGGCTCCACCAACAGAGGCGCACCGCCCAGATGGTGCAGGGCCGTGTCCGCCAGACGTAACGCCAACGCCGCTGCGCCCTCTGCCAGAATTCGCTCCACCACATCAACCGACAAAGGCAACGTACCCCCCACAACATCTTTGCCGGAAAGATCCTCTTCGCGAACCGGGACAAACCGCTGCGGCGTGGAGCCGATCCGCTCGCCAGCAGGCGCCAACCGCCGTGGCACCACGTCAAAACTCTTCAAACTCTTCCGAGCTGGCAGCGACTCCGGCAAGGAAAACTCCACTGCCGCCTGAATCGGTCGAAAAGAGAGGGGCATCGTCTCTGCCTGCGCCGTGGAAAACCACGCCAAAGCGAAAAGAGTCAACCAGCACCCGCGTAAAAAATGATTTGACATGGCATCGGGATCCTGGGGGGGGGGGGCGAAGCCCCATTTCTTGGCCATGATCATCGTCAACGAATTGGGGTCCAGGGGGCTGGATCCCTTGTGGGTCAAGGGCAGCGCCCTTGCGGGGTCCGGGCAGCGCCCCGTTTTTTTTCTTGCACGCCCCCCCCCCTTCTCCCAGGCCTTTTTTTGCGCTGTTTGCAAAAAAGGCTTAAGGGGCGACGGGCCACGGCCCCACACTAGTGGCTCAACCGACATTTTGAAGTGTTCACTTTTCGTGACTATTCCGCACTCTTTCAAGAAAAGCTTGGAAATGAAAGCCTTTGTCAGGGCTTCGCCCCGAACCCCACCAGGGCGCTGCCCTGGACTAAGCCAGGGAGCCAGCCCCCTGGACCCCGATTCATGGCTTGCCTGCACATCAAATCAACACGGTTGAACCACTAGGTGCGCTTTTCAGCGCCCAGTGTGGGGCCGTGGCAGGTTTTCCGAAGCCGGCTCAGGCAGCCTGTGCCGTCACCGCGTGGCCAAGGCGCACCACGCGGTTGTCCGCATCCACATAAACCAGTCGTGGCTGATGTTCTGCACATGCGGCCTCGTCCATGAGGGCAAAGGCGGCAATGATGACCAGATCCCCCGGCTTGGCCCGGTGGGCGGCAGAACCGTTCAGTGAGATCATGCCACTGCCCCGTTCGCCACGTATGGCATAGGTCACCAGCCGCTCGCCATTATTGACGTTCCAGATGTGAATCTGCTCGTACTCCCGGATTCCGGAAGCATCCAGCAAATTTTCGTCAATGGCGCATGAACCTTCGTAATCCACCTGGGTTTCGGTTACGGTCGCCCGATGAATCTTGCATTTCAGCACGGAAAGTTCCATCCGCTTCTTCGCCTCCCTTAATTGCGAACCAGCCGCCGGTTGTCGATCAGCCGGGCTGATCCGACCCAAGCGGCCACCAGAACAACAGGATCCTTTTCGACCTGCCCCAAGGGCGCCAGCGTATCCGGATCCCGCACCGCGACATAATCGATGCGGGTGATTCCGGCCTCCGTCAGCACCTGACCTGCCAGAGTCTCAATCCGCGCCGGATCGCGCTCACCGTCTGCGTAGGCGGCCTGCGCCGATGCCAGAGCACGCGACAACGCCAACGCCTGCTGCCGTCCCGCCGCATCGAGGTAGCGATTGCGGCTGGACATGGCCAAACCATCCGCTTCACGGATGGTTGGCAACCCCGTCACCCGAACCGGCATGGCCAAATCCCGGACCATCTGGCGAATGACCAGGTACTGCTGATAATCCTTCAGGCCAAAGTAAGCCTCCTGGGGACGCACCAGGTTGAACAGGATGGCCACGACCGTCGCCACCCCCTCAAAATGCCCGGGCCGACAGCGGCCACACAGGTCGCCGGCCAGATCCCCGACATGGATGCGCGTCTGATGATTTTCTGGATAAATATCCTGAACGGTGGGCAAAAACAGGGCGTCGCAGCCCGCCTCTTCCAGGATGGCCCGATCCTGTTCCAGGGTCCGGGGATAGCGTTGAAAATCTTCGTTGGGGCCAAACTGAGTGGGGTTGACGAAAATGGAGCCAACCACCCGGTCGCACGCCCGTCGCGCCGTCTGAAACAGGGAGAGGTGACCCACGTGCAGCGCACCCATAGTTGGCACAAAGCCCAGGCGACGCCCGGCCACTCCGGCGCTGCCCAGAAAACGCTCCAGCTCGTCACGATTCGCAAGAATGTCCATGTCTCACGCGCTCGCCCCGCATCAACCACCGAAACTGTGTTCCGTTCCCGGGAAAAGTCCCTCCCGGACTTCCTGGACAAACCGACCCACGGCCTGACGTACCTGCTCTCCTCCCGGCATGTACTCCTTGACGAAGCGGGGTTTGATCCCCTCATACAGCCCCAGCAGGTCATAGAGAACCAGAACCTGTCCATCACACTCGACGCCGGCGCCAATACCGATGGTGGGAACAGGCACCCGAGCTCTGATCTCTGCGGCCAGGGGAGCGGGAATACCCTCAAGGACAATGGCCGCAGCCCCGGCACTGGCCAGCGACTCGGCATCGGTCATGATCCGCCTGGCGGAAGCCTCGCTCCGACCCTGGATCCGGAAACCACCGAAGGCATGCACCGACTGCGGCGTCAGCCCCACGTGCCCCACCACCGGAATGCCCCGCTCCACCAGAAAGCGAACTGTGGGGGCCATGCTCTCCCCCCCTTCCAACTTGACAGCGTGCCCGCCGCTCTCCTTGAGCACCCGCACCGCACTGGCCAACGCACTCTCCAGGCTGGCATGATAACAGCCAAAAGGAAGGTCGCAGACGACCAGCGCACGAGATGCCCCACGCACGACAGCCCGGGTATGATAAATCATGTCATCCAGGGTAACCGGCAAGGTAGTGTCGTGCCCCTGCACCACCATACCCAGGGAGTCACCCACCAGCAGGAGATCCACGCCAGCCTGGTCCAGCAGTCGGGCAAAGGTAAAATCGTAGGCGGTGACCGCAACAATCTTGCAGCCATCCTGCTTCATTTGCAGCAAATCGGGGGCCGTCACGCGCTTAACCACCATGAAGCGCCCTCAGTACCGGTCCACAGATCACGGAACCCGCCCCTTTTGATATGCGCGAGCCAACAAAAAAGCAAAAAAACCGCCAGCAAGAGCTGCGGACGGCCATCGAACCAAGTGGCATAACCCTACCTGTCCCGGTCTTCCCGACCCACATGGGCAAAGTCGATCCAGGCCTTTCCCCGGTTTCGCCCCAAGGAGGCAGCCCGCCTCACTCTGGTCACCGCTCCCCGGCAAAGGGGCGTCGGTGCCATGCGCGGCAGCCTCCCTATACCGGACGGATCATCCACCTCTTTCAGCAGTTTGTCAATGGTTTTACACCATACCGGGTGTTGAAGCGCTCCGTTCAGGTCGGCCAGCGGTTGAAGAACAAAGCGGCGCTCATGCATGCGGGGATGTGGCAGGATGAGACGGTGATTGCGCAGAACACGCTTGCCAAAAATCAGCAGATCCAGATCCACCTTGCGGGGCCCCCACCTTCGCTCCACTCCCCGCCGCCGTCCCAGACGCCGCTCAAGGCGGCGCAAAAAAAGAACCAGGGGCACCGGTTCCAAACGGCTCGCAACCGCAAAAACGGCGTTGGTGTACCAGGGCTGGGCAATCGGACTCAGTGGCTCGGTCAGGTAGAGCGGCGAAATCCCGAGCAGCCGCAAAGACCTCGAACGCAACACCGCATCCACGACGCAGCGCCACGTCCTTGCGGGACGCCCCAGGTTGGCTCCAAAACCGACCCAGGCCGTTCGCGCCAACCTTCCACGCCAGGAGATCAGACAACCACCTTGACGTGCCAGGGCTCGAAACGCACCCCCAACAGGTTATCCTGCGGATAGCGCATCTGGGTGTAGCCAAACTCCCGCAATTTTTTGAAGACATGGGTCTCCACGAAACGCGCCGTAAAGTTGGCTTCACCAAACCCCACCTGCCCCACGTCAAAATCGCCCACGCCATGGAAGGAGTAGCCCGGGGGGGCCAGGGAGCGAGAGGCCAGGGAAAGATTGCCGCTGGCCTCATAGGCCTTGGTCAAAAACAACAAAAACTGCTTGGGAACGCTGCGCACACCGGAAGTCAGGATCACCTGGTCGCCAATGTCACGGCGAATGCGGCGATAAACCTCCACAGCCTGCCCCTTGAAAAGAAAATTGCCGGTAAAAGGCACCTTGACGACCTCCTGCCGCGGCGTGCGGTCAGTCAGGTTTTTGAGAGGCTTCTTGCCCATAAACCCGTAGGTGGACGCGGTCTCATGAAAAATCATCTCCATGAAGTCCAACTCAGCCCGTGTAAACAGACCAACACGGGGCTTTTCCGCAGCGAGTTTGACGGCCTCATCAAAATCCAGGAGGTAGAAGTTTCCGTATCCGATCACCTGTTGCAGACGTTCCAGGCGCCGAACCGTCGACTCAAGAATTTTAAATTGGGCCGGATCCAGGTAGGCGTCGCCGGGCAGATGCTCGTTGAAATGCCGGGTCCGCAACAAAGCCAACTCCAACTCCGGGTCGTTGGTCACATCGACATCCGACTCAGAATCCGAGAAAGCAGCCATGGCATCAGGGGCGAACCCCATCCCGGCGGCCCCCAAGGCTACACTTCTTAAAAACTGACGCCTTTTCATGTCGATAAGCCCTGGCGATTCTCACTTGATACGAGAGATGCCCCCAACCCCGACGACAACCCATACCGGGCCAGAGTAGCACACTCCACTGCCGCCCTCAAGCCAAGCCGGATAACCCACCCGTCACGCCCCCCCATGCTACCGCAATTTTTAAAAAAAACAAAGTCACATACTCTTCCCGAATTGACGCTCTGGCCCGGATTAAAGTAAAACCAGACGTGGCGCACCCAGGCCAAAACCGGCAAGCCATTCGACACCATACCAGGACGGCCCGCGTTCCACCCCGATTTATTTTTTTCGCTCCGGAAAATCATGCCCAACCGTCCCTGTCGATCCGTCATCGCCCATCGCTCCGTCCGTAGAATCCTGAACGCCTGCCTTTGGGGAAGCATGTTGTGCTGGAGCCTTCTCGCTCCAGCACACGTCTGGGCCGGAACACACCTCCGGACCACCAAACCGCTCATGACCCCACAAGGACGAATCACCAAAATCTGCGATCTGATCGGACGCAAACTCAGTAGCGTCACCACCGCCGATTGCACCACCAGCGGATTGCAGATCACCGGCAGCCGATCCGTCAACGGACTGCCCCTGCTCCTCAAGGAATACGCCCCCCGCTCCGACAAACCACCCCAGGCCCGCATTCTGGTCCTCGGTGGCATCCATGGCGACGAATACTCTTCGATCAGCATTGTGTTTCAATGGATGCAGAAATTGGACCAATTCCATTCGGGCTTGTTCCATTGGCACGTCGCTCCCCTGGTCAACCCTGACGGGCTGCTGATGCCCAAATCCCAGAGGATGAATGCGCATGGGGTCGATTTGAACAGAAATTTTCCCACCGACGACTGGGAAAAGGAGAGCCAAAACTATTGGGTCAACACCACCGGGCGCGATCCCCGGCGATTTCCCGGCTCCCGCCCGCTGAGTGAACCAGAATCCCGTTGGATTTACGATGAAATAGAAAGTTTCCGGCCCAATGTCATTGTTTCGGTCCATGCGCCATACAATCTGCTGGATTTTGACGGGCCCAAAGCCAAACCACCCCACAAGCTCGGCCATCTTTACCTGGATCCCATGGGCACCTATCCCGGTTCCCTGGGGCGTTATGCCGGCGTCGAAAAAAACATTCCCATCATCACCATCGAGCTGACCTACGCCGGAATCATGCCGACCAGCAACGAAACCCGTAACATCTGGACAGATTTGATCCATTGGATCAACACCAATATCACCAACACCCCGGCTCCCGCCCAGATCGCCCAGGTCGCCCGCCCCGAACCAAAACCCTTGCGCATCCAATCAAATACCGCCTCTTCGCCAACAACCCTTCTGCCACTGGCCACCCCATGAATCCAGAGCTGGAGAAGCTGCACCCCTACCCATTTCAAAAACTTGCAACCCTGCTGCACGGAGTCACACCACCCCCGGGGTTGCGCCCCATCGACCTCTCCATCGGTGAACCACAACATCCGGTGGCCCC contains these protein-coding regions:
- a CDS encoding aspartate 1-decarboxylase, with the translated sequence MELSVLKCKIHRATVTETQVDYEGSCAIDENLLDASGIREYEQIHIWNVNNGERLVTYAIRGERGSGMISLNGSAAHRAKPGDLVIIAAFALMDEAACAEHQPRLVYVDADNRVVRLGHAVTAQAA
- a CDS encoding pantoate--beta-alanine ligase; translation: MDILANRDELERFLGSAGVAGRRLGFVPTMGALHVGHLSLFQTARRACDRVVGSIFVNPTQFGPNEDFQRYPRTLEQDRAILEEAGCDALFLPTVQDIYPENHQTRIHVGDLAGDLCGRCRPGHFEGVATVVAILFNLVRPQEAYFGLKDYQQYLVIRQMVRDLAMPVRVTGLPTIREADGLAMSSRNRYLDAAGRQQALALSRALASAQAAYADGERDPARIETLAGQVLTEAGITRIDYVAVRDPDTLAPLGQVEKDPVVLVAAWVGSARLIDNRRLVRN
- the panB gene encoding 3-methyl-2-oxobutanoate hydroxymethyltransferase, with translation MVKRVTAPDLLQMKQDGCKIVAVTAYDFTFARLLDQAGVDLLLVGDSLGMVVQGHDTTLPVTLDDMIYHTRAVVRGASRALVVCDLPFGCYHASLESALASAVRVLKESGGHAVKLEGGESMAPTVRFLVERGIPVVGHVGLTPQSVHAFGGFRIQGRSEASARRIMTDAESLASAGAAAIVLEGIPAPLAAEIRARVPVPTIGIGAGVECDGQVLVLYDLLGLYEGIKPRFVKEYMPGGEQVRQAVGRFVQEVREGLFPGTEHSFGG
- the folK gene encoding 2-amino-4-hydroxy-6-hydroxymethyldihydropteridine diphosphokinase yields the protein MARTAWVGFGANLGRPARTWRCVVDAVLRSRSLRLLGISPLYLTEPLSPIAQPWYTNAVFAVASRLEPVPLVLFLRRLERRLGRRRGVERRWGPRKVDLDLLIFGKRVLRNHRLILPHPRMHERRFVLQPLADLNGALQHPVWCKTIDKLLKEVDDPSGIGRLPRMAPTPLCRGAVTRVRRAASLGRNRGKAWIDFAHVGREDRDR
- a CDS encoding D-alanyl-D-alanine carboxypeptidase family protein, with amino-acid sequence MKRRQFLRSVALGAAGMGFAPDAMAAFSDSESDVDVTNDPELELALLRTRHFNEHLPGDAYLDPAQFKILESTVRRLERLQQVIGYGNFYLLDFDEAVKLAAEKPRVGLFTRAELDFMEMIFHETASTYGFMGKKPLKNLTDRTPRQEVVKVPFTGNFLFKGQAVEVYRRIRRDIGDQVILTSGVRSVPKQFLLFLTKAYEASGNLSLASRSLAPPGYSFHGVGDFDVGQVGFGEANFTARFVETHVFKKLREFGYTQMRYPQDNLLGVRFEPWHVKVVV
- a CDS encoding murein peptide amidase A, which produces MLCWSLLAPAHVWAGTHLRTTKPLMTPQGRITKICDLIGRKLSSVTTADCTTSGLQITGSRSVNGLPLLLKEYAPRSDKPPQARILVLGGIHGDEYSSISIVFQWMQKLDQFHSGLFHWHVAPLVNPDGLLMPKSQRMNAHGVDLNRNFPTDDWEKESQNYWVNTTGRDPRRFPGSRPLSEPESRWIYDEIESFRPNVIVSVHAPYNLLDFDGPKAKPPHKLGHLYLDPMGTYPGSLGRYAGVEKNIPIITIELTYAGIMPTSNETRNIWTDLIHWINTNITNTPAPAQIAQVARPEPKPLRIQSNTASSPTTLLPLATP